In a genomic window of Rhopalosiphum maidis isolate BTI-1 chromosome 4, ASM367621v3, whole genome shotgun sequence:
- the LOC113548603 gene encoding uncharacterized protein LOC113548603, whose protein sequence is MHRFSDVSIAATMLGNLRSVVRSFANITIAAERHLHPTIRSICSLNQSPLGLPTLPISIKLPTIPTKKIIDKPNPCIPSRIPRPTISIPLADPLVNNDNEIQAARLIVIRRKKMKKHKLRKLRKRMKYIWAKVRQKREMRKEKAFQAELMGQVKEAEKFSAANYVQEKLNIVNMTILPNRWRGKRLPEFVIKDLIAKAQAKKQAKIEALERRKKFMASYKPDQF, encoded by the exons ATGCACAGATTTTCGGACGTGAGTATTGCCGCTACAATGTTGGGAAATCTGAGATCCGTCGTCAGGAGCTTTGCAAAta ttACTATTGCTGCTGAAAGACATTTACATCCAACTATACGGTCTATTTGCTCTTTAAATCAGTCTCCTTTGGGTTTGCCAACATTACCTATTTCTATTAAACTGCCAACTATAccgacaaaaaaaattatagataagcCAAATCCTTGTATTCCTTCAAGAATCCCTCGACCAACAATATCCATTCCATTGGCTGATCCTTTGgttaataatgataacgaAATTCAAGCAGCTCGGCTGATAGTAATTCGCCgtaagaaaatgaaaaaacataaattgagAAAGTTAAGAAAACGCATGAAGTATATTTGGGCCAAAGTTCGACAAAAGAGAGAAATGAGAAAAGAAAAGGCTTTTCAAGCTGAATTAATGGGACAG GTAAAAGAAGCTGAAAAGTTTAGTGCTGCCAATTATGTGcaagaaaaattgaatattgttaatatgacAATATTGCCAAACAGATGGAGAGGAAAACGATTACctgaatttgttataaaagatTTGATAGCTAAAGCTCAAGCTAAAAAACAAGCCAAAATCGAAGCTCTAGaacgaagaaaaaaatttatggcTTCTTATAAGCCAGATCAATTTTAA